The following are encoded in a window of Miltoncostaea marina genomic DNA:
- a CDS encoding O-antigen ligase family protein, whose translation MRGIGGVRPQGAGHPSRAPEGRQERLTRPEAVPAAAWWLGAGALAGWALLALGGGGIDLAPAETGGALGAFLALAAGAPLAAAALLVGWRARALRSGPGRLALAAAAGSTAWAALSILWAAAPDLAWSDANRQAIALCALVTGTALGAVLPRAGRLIALGLAAAAVVPVGAALATKILPGVLGEDGELARMSAPLGYWNALALVAVLALPGLLWLAGGERPAARTAPAAAAGVAVVATTVLLTYSRGGVLSLLMAAGVTVAVLPRRGPGVAALLAGAAGAALPAAHALTDPALSTDGLPAALREGAGAGLGWRLALGMAVAALITRGALEAVRRRPPADPRRAARRAAATGAALVLIGAVAVAATPAGRDWAGDRVAELRGEGGDAVANDPARLVSASGNQRLGWWGEAWRGFADAPLTGQGAGGFALVHLAEREVGDDLLNTREPHGVVLRVLSGTGLVGLALFAALVAAVAWAALRAGGRGAGPETGLPLAMLAAVILQAAVDWTWAVPALTVPAFAAAGVVLAAADPGLAPGRRRPGRAAAAAVAAVTLAAVFSAALPWWSARLTASGEDALAAGRERAALRQASDAHAANPLSVAPLLLRARAYDALGQPARALGALHEATRLQPDNPMPWRALAVFLGPDRRAVAAWREVRRLDPQDPEAALRG comes from the coding sequence GTGAGGGGGATCGGGGGCGTGCGCCCCCAGGGCGCCGGGCATCCTAGCCGCGCCCCCGAGGGGCGACAAGAACGCCTCACCCGGCCGGAGGCCGTCCCCGCGGCGGCCTGGTGGCTGGGCGCCGGCGCGCTGGCCGGATGGGCGCTCCTCGCGCTCGGCGGCGGCGGGATCGACCTCGCGCCCGCGGAGACCGGCGGCGCCCTCGGCGCCTTCCTCGCCCTGGCGGCCGGGGCGCCCCTCGCCGCGGCGGCCCTGCTCGTGGGGTGGCGGGCGCGGGCGCTCCGCTCGGGGCCGGGCCGCCTGGCGCTGGCCGCGGCGGCGGGGTCGACCGCCTGGGCGGCCCTGTCGATCCTCTGGGCGGCGGCGCCCGACCTGGCGTGGTCCGACGCCAACCGCCAGGCGATCGCGCTCTGCGCCCTCGTGACCGGGACGGCGCTCGGCGCCGTGCTGCCCCGCGCCGGGCGGCTGATCGCCCTGGGGCTGGCCGCGGCCGCCGTCGTGCCGGTGGGCGCGGCGCTCGCCACCAAGATCCTGCCGGGCGTGCTCGGCGAGGACGGTGAGCTGGCGCGGATGTCGGCGCCGCTCGGCTACTGGAACGCGCTCGCGCTGGTCGCGGTGCTCGCCCTGCCCGGGCTGCTCTGGCTGGCCGGCGGCGAGCGGCCGGCGGCCCGCACCGCCCCCGCCGCCGCGGCCGGCGTGGCCGTCGTGGCCACGACGGTGCTGCTGACCTACTCGCGCGGCGGCGTGCTGTCGCTGCTGATGGCCGCGGGCGTGACGGTGGCCGTGCTGCCCCGCCGCGGCCCCGGCGTGGCCGCGCTCCTCGCGGGCGCCGCCGGGGCGGCGCTGCCGGCGGCCCACGCGCTCACGGACCCCGCCCTCTCCACCGACGGCCTGCCCGCCGCGCTGCGCGAGGGCGCCGGGGCGGGGCTGGGCTGGCGCCTCGCGCTGGGGATGGCGGTGGCGGCGCTCATCACCCGGGGCGCGCTCGAGGCCGTGCGACGGCGCCCGCCGGCCGACCCGCGACGGGCGGCCCGCCGTGCGGCCGCGACGGGCGCCGCGCTCGTGCTGATCGGCGCCGTCGCCGTGGCGGCGACGCCCGCGGGCCGGGACTGGGCCGGCGACCGGGTCGCCGAGCTGCGCGGGGAGGGCGGCGACGCGGTCGCCAACGACCCGGCCCGGCTGGTCAGCGCGTCGGGCAACCAGCGGCTCGGCTGGTGGGGCGAGGCGTGGCGCGGCTTCGCGGACGCGCCCCTCACCGGCCAGGGCGCCGGCGGGTTCGCCCTCGTCCACCTGGCCGAGCGCGAGGTGGGCGACGACCTGCTCAACACCCGCGAGCCGCACGGGGTGGTGCTGCGGGTGCTCTCGGGCACCGGCCTCGTGGGCCTGGCCCTGTTCGCCGCGCTCGTGGCGGCGGTGGCGTGGGCCGCGCTGCGCGCCGGCGGCCGCGGCGCGGGACCCGAGACAGGCCTGCCCCTCGCCATGCTGGCGGCCGTGATCCTGCAGGCGGCCGTCGACTGGACCTGGGCCGTCCCCGCGCTCACGGTCCCGGCGTTCGCCGCCGCCGGGGTGGTCCTCGCCGCGGCCGACCCCGGCCTCGCGCCCGGCCGTCGCCGGCCCGGCCGGGCCGCGGCGGCCGCCGTCGCAGCGGTCACGCTCGCGGCCGTCTTCAGCGCGGCCCTGCCCTGGTGGTCGGCGCGCCTGACCGCCTCGGGCGAGGACGCCCTGGCCGCCGGGCGGGAGCGCGCCGCCCTGCGCCAGGCGAGCGACGCCCACGCCGCCAACCCGCTCTCGGTGGCGCCCCTGCTCCTGCGGGCCCGCGCCTACGACGCGCTGGGGCAGCCCGCCCGCGCGCTCGGCGCGCTGCACGAGGCGACCCGGCTCCAGCCGGACAACCCCATGCCGTGGCGGGCGCTCGCGGTGTTCCTGGGGCCCGACCGGCGGGCGGTGGCGGCCTGGCGCGAGGTGCGCCGGCTCGACCCGCAGGACCCCGAGGCGGCCCTGCGGGGCTAG
- a CDS encoding vitamin B12-dependent ribonucleotide reductase — protein sequence MATDAPPTMTDRALGITRRFTRPGVHPYDEVAWGPRDARIVEPARDGRPERVVFEQLGCEFPLGWSDTAVRIVASKYFRYGMDDPRRERSLREVIDRVVDTIRHHGAKGGYFADDAEAETFAQELRHILVTQKAAFNSPVWFNCGVAAATREHDADRILDVDDPPVEGDEPQVNQASACFILSVNDTMPSIQRWIASESEIFRGGSGAGVNLSRLRSDGEPLSNGGQASGPVSFMRWADSGAGSIKSGGGTRRAAKMVILDGDHPDILEFVRCKAHEEAKAYALGEMGYDLGLNGDAWRSIQFQNANNSVRLTDDFFRRAEAGGSWQTRYVASGEVQGEMPAADLLREIAEAAWACGDPGVQYEDTIQRWHTSPNAGRISGSNPCSEYMHIDDSACNLASINLMRFLDEDGTFRVDDLRHTVRVVLTAQEIIVTPASYPTKRIGDNARAYRQLGLGFTALGSLLMCQGLAYDSDEGRAWAGSITALMQGEAYAQSARLAARVGAYDGYEADREAQDRVVRMHRDAALDLPVAGSRANYAEVRSAAAAALDDAVALGQSDGRIGAPGYRNAQVSVIAPTGTISFMMDAQTTGIEPAIGLISYKTLVGGGHMKLVNTDVERALRALGYDEAERAAIMAHIDTAGSIEGAPGLRDEHLPVFDCAFGVPGSRTIAPEGHVRMMAAVQPFVSGAISKTVNLPNSATVEDVAEIYKLGWRLGLKAIAIYRDGSKRTQPLSTSDGSATTAGAAAAGEPAKPVRRRLPDDRAALTHKFSVGGQEGYITVGLYEDGTPGEVFVKMSKQGSTVSGLMDSVAIAWSMALQHGVPVESLIAKYIDHRFEPSGFTGNPRIPMARSVVDYLARWMASKFLSEEDQRTAGVLPSVEAPADDPVAEEAPEGQLAFGAVADPPVNGNGNGHAHAADPPAGGRARLVLDTTGQVCTSCGSSDMVRSGTCLTCRTCGATSGCG from the coding sequence ATGGCGACTGACGCGCCGCCCACGATGACCGATCGGGCGCTCGGGATCACCCGGCGCTTCACCCGTCCGGGGGTCCACCCGTACGACGAGGTCGCCTGGGGCCCGCGCGACGCCCGCATCGTCGAGCCCGCCCGCGACGGCAGGCCGGAGCGGGTGGTGTTCGAGCAGCTCGGGTGCGAGTTCCCGCTCGGGTGGTCGGACACGGCGGTCCGCATCGTCGCCTCGAAGTACTTCCGCTACGGGATGGACGACCCGCGCCGCGAGCGCAGTCTGCGCGAGGTCATCGACCGCGTGGTCGACACCATCCGCCACCACGGCGCGAAGGGCGGCTACTTCGCCGACGACGCCGAGGCCGAGACGTTCGCCCAGGAGCTGCGGCACATCCTCGTGACGCAGAAGGCGGCCTTCAACTCGCCGGTCTGGTTCAACTGCGGCGTCGCGGCCGCCACCCGCGAGCACGACGCCGACCGCATCCTCGACGTCGACGACCCGCCGGTCGAGGGCGACGAGCCGCAGGTCAACCAGGCCTCCGCCTGCTTCATCCTGTCGGTCAACGACACCATGCCGTCGATCCAGCGCTGGATCGCCTCCGAGTCGGAGATCTTCCGCGGCGGCTCGGGCGCCGGCGTCAACCTGTCGCGCCTGCGCAGCGACGGCGAGCCGCTGTCCAACGGCGGGCAGGCCTCCGGGCCGGTCAGCTTCATGCGCTGGGCCGACTCGGGCGCCGGCTCCATCAAGTCCGGCGGCGGCACGCGCCGGGCGGCGAAGATGGTGATCCTCGACGGCGACCACCCGGACATCCTCGAGTTCGTGCGCTGCAAGGCCCACGAGGAGGCGAAGGCCTACGCCCTCGGCGAGATGGGCTACGACCTCGGCCTCAACGGCGACGCCTGGCGCTCGATCCAGTTCCAGAACGCGAACAACTCCGTCCGGCTCACGGACGACTTCTTCCGCCGCGCGGAGGCGGGCGGGTCGTGGCAGACCCGCTACGTCGCCTCGGGCGAGGTGCAGGGCGAGATGCCCGCCGCCGACCTGCTGCGCGAGATCGCCGAGGCGGCGTGGGCGTGCGGCGACCCCGGCGTGCAGTACGAGGACACGATCCAGCGCTGGCACACCTCGCCGAACGCGGGGCGCATCTCGGGCTCGAACCCGTGCTCGGAGTACATGCACATCGACGACTCGGCCTGCAACCTGGCGTCGATCAACCTCATGCGCTTCCTCGACGAGGACGGCACCTTCCGGGTCGACGACCTCCGCCACACGGTGCGGGTGGTGCTGACGGCGCAGGAGATCATCGTCACGCCGGCCAGCTACCCCACCAAGCGCATCGGCGACAACGCGCGCGCCTACCGCCAGCTCGGGCTCGGCTTCACGGCGCTCGGCTCGCTGCTGATGTGCCAGGGCCTCGCGTACGACTCCGACGAGGGCCGCGCCTGGGCCGGCTCGATCACCGCGCTCATGCAGGGCGAGGCCTACGCGCAGTCCGCCCGGCTGGCCGCGCGGGTGGGGGCCTACGACGGCTACGAGGCCGACCGGGAGGCCCAGGACCGGGTGGTGCGGATGCACCGCGACGCCGCCCTCGACCTGCCCGTGGCCGGCTCGCGCGCCAACTACGCCGAGGTGCGCTCGGCGGCCGCGGCCGCGCTCGACGACGCCGTGGCGCTGGGCCAGTCCGACGGCCGCATCGGCGCGCCGGGCTACCGCAACGCCCAGGTGAGCGTGATCGCGCCCACCGGGACCATCTCCTTCATGATGGACGCCCAGACGACCGGCATCGAGCCGGCCATCGGCCTGATCAGCTACAAGACGCTGGTCGGCGGCGGCCACATGAAGCTGGTCAACACCGACGTCGAGCGGGCGCTGCGCGCGCTGGGCTACGACGAGGCCGAGCGCGCGGCGATCATGGCCCACATCGACACGGCCGGCTCCATCGAGGGCGCGCCGGGCCTGCGCGACGAGCACCTGCCGGTGTTCGACTGCGCCTTCGGCGTCCCCGGCAGCCGCACGATCGCCCCCGAGGGGCACGTGCGCATGATGGCCGCGGTGCAGCCCTTCGTCTCCGGGGCGATCTCGAAGACGGTCAACCTGCCGAACTCGGCCACCGTCGAGGACGTCGCGGAGATCTACAAGCTCGGCTGGCGCCTCGGCCTGAAGGCGATCGCCATCTACCGGGACGGCTCGAAGCGCACGCAGCCGCTGTCCACCTCGGACGGCTCGGCGACCACGGCCGGCGCCGCGGCCGCGGGCGAGCCGGCCAAGCCGGTGCGCCGGCGCCTCCCGGACGACCGCGCCGCGCTCACCCACAAGTTCAGCGTGGGCGGCCAGGAGGGCTACATCACCGTCGGCCTCTACGAGGACGGCACCCCCGGCGAGGTCTTCGTCAAGATGAGCAAGCAGGGGTCCACCGTCTCCGGGCTGATGGACTCCGTCGCGATCGCGTGGTCGATGGCGCTGCAGCACGGCGTGCCGGTCGAGAGCCTGATCGCCAAGTACATCGACCACCGCTTCGAGCCCTCGGGCTTCACGGGCAACCCGCGCATCCCGATGGCGCGCTCCGTGGTGGACTACCTCGCCCGCTGGATGGCGTCGAAGTTCCTGTCCGAGGAGGACCAGCGCACGGCGGGCGTGCTGCCGAGCGTCGAGGCGCCCGCCGACGACCCGGTCGCCGAGGAAGCCCCGGAGGGCCAGCTCGCCTTCGGCGCCGTGGCCGACCCGCCGGTCAACGGCAACGGCAACGGGCACGCCCACGCGGCCGACCCGCCCGCGGGCGGCCGGGCCCGGCTGGTGCTCGACACGACGGGGCAGGTCTGCACCTCGTGCGGCAGCTCCGACATGGTCCGCTCGGGCACCTGCCTCACGTGCCGCACGTGCGGCGCCACGAGCGGCTGCGGATGA
- a CDS encoding NAD(P)/FAD-dependent oxidoreductase yields MDTTWDCIVVGAGAAGLSAALVLGRARRRTLVIDAGRQSNLPAHGVGGLLGHEGRPPAELYAMGRAELARLPSVEVRAGEVVDGAADAHGVSLRLAGGGGERARRAILATGMDYRPPALPGVAERWGHSVFHCPFCHGWEVRDRALGVLDRGASGARRALLLGMWSADVTLFADGPAELDDADASRLRAAGVAVEERTVVGLRGPGDALTGVALDGGDVVPCEGLMVPAPLHQRSPLAERLGLATSPPTAVVADGLAVGPLGRTTSPVVLAAGDVTGAMQSVAGAIAAGHAAAAGVVHSLVAEDHGLPEHP; encoded by the coding sequence ATGGACACCACATGGGACTGCATCGTCGTGGGCGCCGGGGCCGCGGGCCTCAGCGCCGCCCTCGTGCTCGGGCGCGCGCGGCGGCGCACGCTCGTCATCGACGCCGGGCGCCAGAGCAACCTGCCCGCCCACGGCGTCGGCGGCCTGCTCGGGCACGAGGGCCGCCCGCCCGCCGAGCTGTACGCGATGGGCCGTGCCGAGCTCGCCCGGCTGCCCTCCGTCGAGGTGCGCGCGGGCGAGGTCGTGGACGGCGCCGCCGACGCGCACGGCGTGTCGCTGCGCCTGGCGGGCGGCGGCGGCGAGCGGGCGCGGCGCGCCATCCTGGCGACGGGCATGGACTACCGCCCGCCCGCGCTGCCGGGGGTGGCGGAGCGGTGGGGGCACTCGGTGTTCCACTGCCCCTTCTGCCACGGCTGGGAGGTCCGCGACCGCGCGCTCGGCGTGCTGGACCGCGGCGCGTCGGGCGCCCGGCGGGCCCTGCTGCTCGGCATGTGGAGCGCCGACGTGACCCTGTTCGCGGACGGGCCCGCCGAGCTCGACGACGCCGACGCCTCCCGCCTTCGCGCCGCGGGCGTCGCCGTGGAGGAGCGCACGGTCGTCGGCCTGCGCGGGCCCGGCGACGCGCTGACGGGCGTGGCGCTCGACGGCGGGGACGTGGTGCCCTGCGAGGGCCTCATGGTCCCCGCGCCGCTGCACCAGCGGTCGCCGCTCGCCGAGCGCCTCGGCCTGGCCACCTCGCCGCCCACCGCCGTCGTCGCCGACGGCCTGGCGGTCGGCCCGCTCGGCCGGACCACGTCCCCCGTCGTCCTCGCCGCCGGCGACGTCACCGGGGCGATGCAGTCCGTGGCGGGCGCGATCGCCGCCGGCCACGCGGCCGCCGCCGGGGTGGTCCACAGCCTCGTGGCCGAGGACCACGGCCTGCCCGAGCATCCCTGA
- a CDS encoding helix-turn-helix domain-containing protein has protein sequence MSANAPGETIDARVRRRLRELRLEAGLTLAQVAERAGMDVSTLSRLEAGKRRLALDHVPPLAAALGVSADGLLGAPPPRDPRVRAEPRTAGGLTMWRLTDRARAGGAHAYRIRVSAGRDTPPDPLPVHDGHDWMYVLGGRLRLILGDEDMVIEPGEAVEFTTWTPHWFGALDGPVDLVAIFGRHGERSHLSG, from the coding sequence ATGTCGGCAAATGCGCCCGGGGAGACGATCGACGCGCGGGTGCGCCGGCGGCTGCGCGAGCTGCGGCTGGAGGCGGGCCTGACGCTGGCCCAGGTGGCGGAGCGGGCGGGCATGGACGTGTCGACGCTCAGCCGCCTCGAGGCGGGCAAGCGGCGCCTGGCGCTCGACCACGTGCCGCCGCTCGCCGCCGCGCTCGGCGTCAGCGCCGACGGGCTGCTCGGCGCGCCGCCGCCCCGCGACCCGCGCGTGCGCGCCGAGCCGCGCACCGCCGGCGGGCTGACGATGTGGCGCCTCACCGACCGCGCGCGGGCGGGCGGCGCGCACGCCTACCGCATCCGCGTGAGCGCCGGGCGCGACACCCCGCCCGACCCCCTGCCCGTGCACGACGGCCACGACTGGATGTACGTGCTCGGCGGACGGCTGCGCCTGATCCTGGGCGACGAGGACATGGTGATCGAGCCCGGCGAGGCGGTCGAGTTCACCACCTGGACCCCGCACTGGTTCGGCGCCCTCGACGGGCCGGTCGACCTGGTCGCGATCTTCGGCCGGCACGGTGAGCGCTCCCACCTGAGCGGTTGA
- a CDS encoding aldo/keto reductase: MRDPGHVALGSWSGGLHMHFGLPIDEDRLVALLRPGDDIDTVITADAYGAGAADRLVGRALAGLERDAYCLVGAVGHDFYEGTRQGAKGYPRFTDPALRGPEGYAGYLRRATEASLERCGTDRFDLLLLHNPDRVGYTSEVVWDAMAGLRDEGLAGAIGVAPGPANGFTLDLIACFERFGDRIDWAMIILSPFEPWPSRLLLPALQQHHIRGIARVVDHGGVFHGDVPDEPELPERDHRAFRPAGWVAAGRERLARLRPYAERHGLSTLQLACQWTLAQAPVACVVPTLIQEPGAGARPIEAKRADLAGVPREVVLSADEVAGIEAIGENAGCMVLKGGTPAHEGDERADSWPMTEELRTVATRWSIHPERDLVKTH; encoded by the coding sequence GTGCGCGACCCCGGACACGTGGCCCTCGGCTCCTGGAGCGGCGGCCTCCACATGCACTTCGGCCTGCCGATCGACGAGGACCGGCTGGTCGCGCTGCTGCGCCCGGGCGACGACATCGACACGGTGATCACCGCCGACGCCTACGGCGCCGGCGCGGCCGACCGGCTCGTGGGCCGGGCCCTGGCCGGCCTGGAGCGGGACGCCTACTGCCTGGTCGGCGCCGTCGGGCACGACTTCTACGAGGGCACGCGCCAGGGCGCGAAGGGCTACCCGCGCTTCACCGACCCCGCGCTGCGCGGCCCCGAGGGCTACGCCGGCTACCTGCGCCGAGCGACCGAGGCGAGCCTCGAGCGGTGCGGCACCGACCGCTTCGACCTGCTGCTGCTGCACAACCCCGACCGGGTCGGCTACACGTCCGAGGTCGTCTGGGACGCCATGGCCGGGCTGCGCGACGAGGGGCTGGCCGGCGCGATCGGCGTCGCCCCGGGCCCGGCGAACGGGTTCACGCTCGACCTGATCGCCTGCTTCGAGCGCTTCGGCGACCGGATCGACTGGGCCATGATCATCCTGAGCCCCTTCGAGCCCTGGCCGTCGCGGCTGCTGCTGCCAGCGCTGCAGCAGCACCACATCCGCGGCATCGCCCGGGTCGTCGACCACGGGGGCGTCTTCCACGGCGACGTCCCGGACGAGCCGGAGCTGCCCGAGCGCGACCATCGCGCGTTCCGCCCGGCCGGCTGGGTGGCCGCGGGCCGCGAGCGCCTCGCGCGTCTGCGGCCCTACGCCGAGCGCCACGGCCTGTCGACCCTCCAGCTCGCCTGCCAGTGGACGCTCGCCCAGGCGCCCGTCGCCTGCGTGGTCCCCACCCTCATCCAGGAGCCCGGCGCGGGGGCGCGGCCGATCGAGGCCAAGCGCGCCGACCTCGCAGGCGTGCCGCGCGAGGTGGTGCTGAGCGCCGACGAGGTCGCCGGCATCGAGGCCATCGGCGAGAACGCGGGCTGCATGGTCCTGAAGGGCGGGACGCCCGCCCACGAGGGCGACGAGCGCGCCGACTCGTGGCCGATGACCGAGGAGCTGCGCACGGTCGCGACGCGGTGGAGCATCCACCCCGAGCGCGACCTCGTGAAGACCCACTAG